One Chaetodon trifascialis isolate fChaTrf1 chromosome 12, fChaTrf1.hap1, whole genome shotgun sequence DNA window includes the following coding sequences:
- the LOC139340745 gene encoding sterile alpha motif domain-containing protein 9-like: MDDQEKGSDLYVCEEGTSAVMAAQGEVKSQEEDLSPDIKDWSKHQVREWVLKLKDVEDRVAEILFQQDINGRSLLLLDTTDLNQMGVTFGPAKLVIHARDEAVKLKKEEPISSTNPRKPYPFCRYHDTYRYMEGSILDVIESGASDFIEPCHEYKGFTNTTDETRMSKFTAEIVRFAAACMNSRTNGTIHFGIGDKPNFVHGEVLGVAVEDKESYANELKSAIDGHFEHKHKQAAQKCIRPPRFVGVLNKNTTSSDKCVIEVDIVPDFTICQDNIYHTFSVEIKKAKKKAKGKETAQTETQPLKQFFVRDGGSSRDLLAPTTFAKPMVEYNQFVDSVAQLAQRRKQAEEKHLNVIKSSTQGSRLSQMITGGTLCLDKSHFERYVIVTNRSDAFQFDSLGFLVELNPTAVLDFDPESAKHGLQCYFEQQSAVSVHLPAKYKITEAVEDIANKLKLTRNTSWIFCNGGIEDEVPSDVDQWLMEKGASVRDVISFLCRKDVLPNKRFLVIFLLLSTVSERMDPLVETFSTFLQELKGTEQILCLFDNKNAFNSWRDLINARCGKDISYRCIYELSFAEINGTILSLFSKNRRSSRFLPCHGGGQVLLEKKVERSLNTLEVLCVNQCEGGNEDKKSTEEDFYKGGKVSWWNFYFSEQPGSTPFIKRDKFDFIMNTVIPDLCSLRKACVLFNLMHVAGCGGTTLAMHTLWALRDRFRCAVLRDSNADFSEVADQVVKLLMHKYEETVPRVPVLLMIDDFDDKEKVFDLQQFVEKECEKKKIQSNSAQVILLNCMMSESPEHTEAEDTVFIGNNLSDKEQKLFEEKLVEIEKTHKNAQKTFYGFMIMKKNFSPKYVQGVACKTLKSFNINQKEGQLLAVLVLLHVYCKGASLSVSLCEEFLGLQPKPFCGTIKVEEGFGKFSTLIASCSVEGKVVFKAVKIIHSSIAKHCLQELTTTHNVSKADLADLLLTTNNFYESTQGKDKLLQDVYHILVKRYHSVEEDSQFSPLIQHITTETPGLEEMVLKNASKRFEKDAVVSQVLARYYYLKKRDFSEAKFWAKRARDLSKDSSYIADTSAQVIKHELKNAIANYKEDLIGYDDLKMFLKMAQSAVEAFKETQSLAKKESLHRLQIKTDNCPFNTSGCLGEIQVGVLVIDMLAKTPIFSSDNVRHDIMSRVLSGDLKLEDVERHDQRRSKHRLYYIILRQFEDLLYNLKCKMKVNIDFLDNFFVNLGSRFGMKDSREQVAQNELFRCFGVYAKLFCKTDSAALLKNKTMQVMLKLHQARQYLEMQKADTYSGILSFLSNDISPEIMEKIARQYGYLWESGNMTVKERINLLYLNIVLSRVKLESPHIQPYQKLIHILCQVLCEQFRLSDSLPLHFIAVVLLWPQPHQPNPEYRNLGRYISQMKTSYHSEMKEVYNGKRPMIHFFLGKKQGYHRLVPLRAIKRCIMSTQEQFSSLWENGKIWKDKKVEELLCRVTGEVKGDFILADTCIPELKIDVTPVFRSELSGRAYGSKVTFFIGFSMKGPVALDIN, encoded by the exons ATGGACGACCAGGAAAAAGGAAG TGATCTCTACGTTTGCGAAGAAGGAACCAGTGCTGTAATGGCAGCTCAAGGGGAAGTGAAG AGTCAGGAGGAGGATCTGTCACCCGACATCAAGGACTGGAGTAAACATCAAGTGAGAGAATGGGTTCTCAAGCTGAAAGATGTGGAGGACAGAGTTGCAGAAATACTGTTTCAGCAGGACATTAATGGGCGTAGTCTTTTGCTTTTAGATACAACAGACTTAAACCAAATGGGTGTGACTTTTGGACCTGCAAAACTTGTCATTCATGCCAGAGATGAGgcagttaaattaaaaaaagaggaaccAATAAGCTCTACAAATCCACGCAAGCCGTATCCGTTTTGTAGGTACCATGATACATACAGATACATGGAGGGCAGCATTCTTGATGTTATAGAATCTGGTGCCTCAGACTTCATTGAACCGTGCCATGAGTATAAAGGTTTCACCAACACAACTGATGAAACAAGAATGAGCAAGTTCACTGCTGAGATTGTTCGCTTCGCAGCTGCCTGCATGAACAGCCGCACCAATGGCACCATACATTTTGGAATTGGGGACAAGCCAAACTTCGTCCACGGTGAAGTGTTGGGAGTGGCTGTTGAGGACAAGGAGTCTTATGCAAATGAACTAAAATCAGCCATTGATGGTCATTTTgagcataaacacaaacaggctgcTCAGAAGTGCATCAGACCCCCTCGATTTGTTGGGGTTCTCAACAAGAACACGACATCATCTGACAAATGTGTGATCGAAGTGGACATAGTTCCCGACTTTACGATCTGTCAAGACAACATCTACCACACTTTCAGcgtggaaataaaaaaagccaagaaaaaagcaaaaggtaAAGAAACTGCCCAAACTGAAACACAGCCACTGAAACAATTCTTTGTCCGAGATGGCGGCAGCAGCAGGGATCTCCTCGCACCAACCACGTTTGCTAAACCAATGGTGGAGTACAACCAGTTTGTTGACAGTGTGGCGCAGTTGGCACAACGCCGCAAACAGGCGGAAGAGAAGCATCTCAATGTGATAAAAAGCAGTACTCAAGGCTCTAGATTAAGTCAGATGATAACTGGAGGTACGCTGTGTTTAGATAAGTCGCACTTTGAGCGGTACGTGATTGTAACCAACAGATCTGATGCATTCCAGTTTGATTCACTAGGATTTCTTGTGGAACTCAACCCAACAGCTGTTTTAGACTTTGATCCAGAATCGGCTAAACATGGATTGCAGTGTTACTTCGAACAGCAGAGTGCAGTAAGTGTCCATTTACCAGCAAAGTATAAAATCACAGAAGCAGTCGAGGACATTGCAAACAAGTTGAAATTAACTCGAAACACCAGCTGGATATTCTGTAATGGAGGTATTGAGGATGAGGTCCCTTCAGACGTAGACCAGTGGTTGATGGAAAAGGGAGCCTCAGTTCGAGATGTGATTTCCTTCTTGTGCCGGAAAGATGTGCTTCCAAACAAGAGATTCCTTGTCATTTTCTTGCTTTTGTCAACAGTGAGTGAGAGGATGGACCCTCTTGTTGAGACCTTCAGTACATTCTTGCAGGAGCTCAAAGGAACAGAACAAATCCTTTGCCTATTtgacaataaaaatgcattcaacTCCTGGAGAGACCTCATCAATGCTCGGTGCGGAAAGGACATTTCCTACAGATGCATATATGAGCTCTCTTTTGCTGAAATCAATGGCACTATTCTTAGTCTTTTTTCGAAAAACCGTAGATCCAGTCGTTTCCTACCCTGTCATGGAGGAGGCCAAGTTCTTCTTGAAAAGAAAGTGGAGCGCAGCCTGAACACCTTAGAGGTCTTGTGCGTGAACCAGTGtgaaggaggaaatgaggacaaaaaaagcacagaggaggactTCTACAAAGGAGGAAAGGTGTCGTGGTGGAATTTCTATTTCTCAGAGCAGCCTGGATCCACACCATTTATCAAGCGAGACAAGTTTGACTTCATCATGAACACTGTCATACCAGATTTGTGCTCTCTGAGAAAAGCCTGCGTGCTATTCAACCTCATGCATGTAGCTGGATGCGGTGGGACGACCTTGGCCATGCATACTTTATGGGCTCTCCGGGACAGATTCCGTTGTGCTGTCCTCAGAGACAGCAACGCTGACTTCAGTGAAGTCGCTGATCAAGTGGTCAAACTGCTAATGCATAAATATGAGGAGACAGTACCACGAGTCCCTGTTTTGCTGATGATAGATGACTTCGATGACAAGGAAAAAGTATTTGACTTGCAGCAGTTCGTTGAAAAAGaatgtgagaagaaaaaaattcaGTCTAACTCTGCACAGGTAATTCTCCTGAACTGCATGATGTCAGAGTCCCCTGAACACACTGAGGCTGAAGACACAGTGTTCATTGGAAATAATCTCTCCGACAAGGAGCAGAAACTGTTTGAGGAAAAACTTGTAGAAATTGAGAAAACCCACAAGAATGCTCAAAAAACCTTCTACGGATTCATGATCATGAAGAAGAACTTTTCGCCAAAATACGTTCAGGGTGTGGCCTGCAAGACCCTGAAGAGCTTCAACATCAATCAGAAAGAGGGACAACTCCTGGCGGTTTTAGTTCTGTTGCATGTTTACTGCAAgggtgcctctctctctgtctctctgtgtgaggAGTTTCTTGGTCTTCAACCAAAACCATTTTGTGGAACCATCAAAGTTGAAGAAGGATTTGGCAAATTTTCCACTTTAATTGCCAGCTGCTCAGTTGAGGGCAAGGTCGTAttcaaagctgtgaaaattaTCCATTCAAGTATTGCAAAGCACTGTCTGCAAGAACTTACAACAACACACAATGTGAGCAAAGCTGATCTCGCCGATCTTCTGCTGACCACAAACAACTTTTATGAGAGCACACAAGGCAAAGACAAACTCCTGCAGGATGTTTACCACATTCTGGTGAAGAGATATCATTCAGTGGAGGAAGACTCTCAGTTCTCACCACTCATTCAACACATTACCACTGAAACCCCAGGCCTGGAGGAGATGGTGCtaaaaaatgcatcaaaaagaTTTGAGAAAGATGCCGTGGTCTCTCAGGTACTAGCCAGGTACTATTACCTGAAAAAGAGGGATTTCTCAGAGGCCAAATTTTGGGCAAAGAGAGCAAGAGATCTTTCCAAAGACAGCTCGTATATTGCAGACACGTCAGCACAAGTAATCAAGCATGAACTGAAGAATGCCATTGCAAACTACAAGGAAGACCTCATTGGTTATGATGATCTGAAGATGTTCCTCAAAATGGCTCAGTCAGCAGTGGAGGCATTCAAGGAAACACAGAGCCTTGCAAAGAAGGAGTCACTTCACCGATTACAAATCAAGACAGACAACTGCCCTTTCAATACATCAGGGTGCCTGGGAGAAATTCAGGTGGGAGTCCTGGTCATTGACATGCTGGCAAAGACCCCCATCTTTTCTTCAGACAATGTCCGCCATGACATAATGAGTAGGGTTCTCTCTGGAGATCTTAAACTTGAGGATGTAGAAAGACATGATCAACGgagaagcaaacacagactgtaCTACATCATTCTCAGACAGTTTGAGGATTTACTCTACAACCTCAAATGTAAGATGAAGGTGAACATTGACTTCCTTGACAATTTTTTTGTCAACTTGGGTTCCAGATTTGGAATGAAAGACAGCCGTGAGCAAGTAGCCCAAAATGAGCTTTTCAGATGTTTTGGAGTGTATGCAAAGCTTTTCTGCAAGACAGATTCTGCAGCTCTTTTGAAGAATAAAACCATGCAAGTGATGCTAAAGCTACACCAGGCAAGACAATACCTGGAGATGCAAAAAGCCGATACCTATTCCGGGATTCTGAGTTTTCTATCAAATGACATCTCGCCTGAAATAATGGAGAAGATTGCAAGACAGTATGGATATCTTTGGGAATCTGGTAACATGACTGTGAAGGAGAGAATCAACTTGCTCTATCTCAACATTGTGTTGAGTCGTGTCAAACTGGAATCGCCACACATTCAGCCATACCAGAAACTAATTCATATCCTTTGCCAAGTTCTGTGTGAGCAATTCCGATTAAGTGATAGTCTGCCACTACACTTCATTGCAGTTGTGCTGTTGTGGCCACAGCCACACCAGCCCAATCCAGAATATAGAAATCTGGGGAGGTACATCTCACAGATGAAGACCTCTTATCACTCAGAGATGAAGGAAGTGTACAATGGCAAGAGGCCCATGATCCATTTCTTCCTGGGAAAGAAGCAGGGCTACCATCGACTGGTGCCCCTTCGGGCAATCAAAAGGTGCATCATGTCCACCCAGGAACAGTTTTCCTCCCTGTGGGAAAATGGCAAAATATGGAAAGACAAGAAGGTGGAGGAGCTCCTTTGCAGGGTCACTGGTGAGGTGAAGGGCGACTTCATACTGGCAGATACTTGTATCCCAGAACTGAAGATCGACGTCACTCCAGTGTTTCGAAGCGAGCTTAGTGGCCGTGCGTACGGGTCAAAAGTGACATTCTTCATCGGTTTCTCAATGAAAGGCCCTGTTGCTCTTGACATTAACTAA
- the tfcp2l1 gene encoding transcription factor CP2-like protein 1, protein MLFCHSQPESYHQHSASYIRDALAPFLKNEEARLMAENGARRTPFQYILCAATSPAVKQQEESLTYLNQGQSYEIRMLNRKLVEYTDISSKYVKSIVRVVFHDRRLQYMEHQQLEGWRWNRPGDRILDIDIPLSVGIQEPRSHPLHLNTIEFLWDPVKNASVFIQVNCISTEFTPRKHGGEKGVPFRIQVDTFTTNEHGEYMEHVHSSSCQVKVFKPKGADRKLKTDREKIDKKTLQDKEKYQPSHETTLLKECSPWPDALNLTIHSSSSSAPSPAYHRSPTSCSFTDGNCSPNQPEELLMPGCSDHLLPSSSPQDTLQWLHRHRFSPFSRLFSSFSGADLLRMSREDLIQICGPADGIRLFNTMKGRCVQPRLTIYVCQQQARHQPPIKPDGGEIYQALYLEELTLLDLSEKIAMLYTITPQQITHIYRQNPNGIHVLVSDEMVQNFREETSFIISTIRDENTDGYHIVLK, encoded by the exons ATGCTGTTCTGCCATTCCCAGCCTGAGTCCTACCACCAGCACTCTGCTAGTTACATTAG AGACGCCTTGGCACCTTTCTTGAAAAACGAAGAAGCGAGGCTTATGGCTGAAAATGGTGCCAGGAGGACGCCGTTCCAGTATATCCTGTGCGCAGCCACCTCGCCGGCTGtgaaacagcaggaggagagtcTCACTTACCTCAACCAAG gTCAGTCCTACGAAATCCGTATGCTTAACAGAAAACTAGTGGAGTATACAGATATAAGCAGCAAATATGTGAAG AGCATCGTGCGTGTGGTGTTTCATGACCGTCGGCTGCAGTACATGGAGCACCAGCAGctggaggggtggaggtggaaCAGGCCCGGAGACCGAATCCTGGACATAG ATATCCCGCTGTCAGTGGGGATACAGGAGCCTCGTTCACACCCTCTGCACCTCAACACCATTGAGTTCCTCTGGGATCCCGTGAAGAACGCCTCCGTGTTCATCCAG GTCAACTGCATCAGCACTGAGTTCACCCCCAGGAAGCACGGCGGGGAGAAGGGCGTCCCCTTTCGTATCCAGGTGGACACTTTCACCACCAATGAACACGGAGAGTACATGGAGCATGTCCACTCGTCCAGCTGCCAGGTCAAAGTCTTCAAG CCCAAAGGAGCCGACCGCAAACTGAAGACCGACAGGGAAAAGATCGATAAAAAGACCCTTCAGGACAAAGAGAAGTACCAACCGTCCCACGAGACCACCCTGCTGAAAGAG TGCTCTCCTTGGCCTGACGCCCTGAATCTCAccatccacagcagcagcagcagcgctccATCACCAGCTTACCACAGGTCGCCCACTTCCTGTAGCTTCACAGACGG CAACTGTTCTCCAAACCAGCCGGAGGAGCTGCTCATGCCCGGCTGCTCTGAC CACCTTCTGCCATCGTCCTCGCCGCAGGAcactctgcagtggctgcaccGTCACAGGTTCTCACCTTTCTCCAGGCTCTTCTCCAGCTTCTCAG GTGCTGATCTGCTGAGGATGAGCAGGGAGGATCTGATCCAGATCTGCGGCCCAGCAGACGGCATCCGCCTCTTTAACACCATGAAGGGAAG GTGCGTTCAGCCTCGTCTCACCATCtatgtgtgtcagcagcaggcCAGACATCAGCCTCCCATCAAGCCGGACGGTGGGGAGA TCTATCAGGCTCTGTACCTGGAGGAGCTGACGCTGTTGGACCTGTCTGAAAAGATCGCCATGCTGTACACCATCACTCCACAGCAAATCACACACATCTACAGACAAAACCCCAACGGGATCCACGTCTTAGTCTCCGACGAG ATGGTGCAGAACTTCAGGGAGGAAACGAGCTTCATCATCAGCACCATACGAG ATGAAAACACCGACGGCTACCACATTGTGCTGAAATGA